Proteins found in one Triticum urartu cultivar G1812 chromosome 4, Tu2.1, whole genome shotgun sequence genomic segment:
- the LOC125553929 gene encoding uncharacterized protein LOC125553929: MHRARTRWWRSRKFRLNVDVHCVVRGLQYIVRVQVWSGRSGKNPGRERRRRRHGRFGRSIRRPSTIATSDAMSKTWSTATKTVPAASEPAQITGVAVVAAKSTNTMATATALSASTAATNKVREEGQETTRHPLTFSFLSFWLFFPATVAGVICLCVLWAETSVDNV; encoded by the coding sequence ATGCACCGGGCACGGACGCGGTGGTGGAGGAGCCGCAAGTTCCGGCTCAACGTCGACGTCCACTGCGTCGTCCGCGGGCTCCAGTACATCGTTCGCGTACAGGTTTGGAGCGGCCGGTCCGGCAAGAATCCAGGCCGGGagcggcgccgccgccggcatgGCCGGTTCGGGCGGAGCATTAGAAGGCCCAGCACCATCGCGACCTCGGACGCCATGTCCAAGACGTGGTCCACGGCGACGAAAACCGTTCCGGCGGCCTCCGAACCGGCGCAGATCACGGGCGTGGCGGTTGTGGCGGCGAAGTCCACCAACACCATGGCGACGGCGACGGCCCTGTCGGCGTCTACCGCCGCTACGAACAAGGTGCGGGAAGAAGGACAGGAGACCACGAGGCATCCTCTCACCTTTTCCTTTCTTTCCTTCTGGCTCTTTTTTCCGGCGACTGTCGCCGGCGTGATTTGCCTATGCGTGCTCTGGGCAGAGACAAGTGTTGATAACGTGTGA
- the LOC125553930 gene encoding egg cell-secreted protein 1.3-like — MASSTSLLPTLLVLLAVAATASAAASTFVRAADLAERLDGVGQQQCWGTLLDVKSCTGEIILFFLNGEAYLGPGCCRAIRIIERRCWAADLMLSVIGFTPEEGDMLKAYCDAGDDDNDGGEGRHHGVGGLSPAPPPHRALDGVASGGTAVPVAGMVN, encoded by the coding sequence ATGGCTTCGTCCACCTCTCTGCTCCCCACTCTCCTGGTGCtgctcgccgtcgccgccaccgCGTCGGCGGCTGCGTCGACGTTCGTCCGGGCGGCCGACCTCGCCGAGCGGCTGGACGGAGTGGGGCAGCAGCAGTGCTGGGGGACGCTGCTGGACGTCAAGTCGTGCACGGGGGagatcatcctcttcttcctcaACGGCGAGGCGTACCTGGGGCCCGGGTGCTGCCGCGCCATCCGCATCATCGAGCGGCGCTGCTGGGCCGCCGACCTCATGCTGTCCGTCATCGGCTTCACCCCGGAGGAGGGGGACATGCTCAAGGCCTACTGCGACGCAggcgacgacgacaacgacggcgGCGAGGGACGTCATCATGGCGTCGGCGGGTTATCCCCGGCTCCGCCGCCTCACCGTGCTCTTGACGGCGTCGCGAGTGGCGGCACAGCCGTGCCCGTGGCGGGAATGGTTAACTAA
- the LOC125551973 gene encoding glucan endo-1,3-beta-glucosidase 9-like, producing MRPSRRRPLRPRAPALPLLLFLAVAVAPPPAAAVGVNWGFAASHPLPAAQVVRDLLLPNSVPRVRLSAPSPDALTALAGTRIAVTIGVPNELLRPLASSRKAAAAWVHDNVTRYASGVLFEFIAVGDDPFLLNHGQQFQPFVVRAAANIQRALDDAKLSSKMKVVVPCSSDAYQNASTLPSKAYFRPDVNKTMVELLPFLANHSSPFMVELNPILSFQQKKNISLDYYLFQLMSRPISDGHSKYDNYFDASIDALVTALTKAGFGDMDIVVGKAGWPTDGAVNATSAIAQSFMTGLVNHLARKSGTPLRPKFAPTETYLYSLLDEDQHSIASGSYDRHYGIFTFDGQAKYHVNLGQGPTALKNALDVDYLPSKWCVVDNNKDLSNVSSSFSAACSNADCTALSTGGSCAGLGWPGNVSFAFNSYYQQHDQSEESCSFSGLGLITTVDPSVDNCLFALAIRASAAASFHPTFAVLWILVSVCIYSLV from the exons ATgcggcccagccgccgccgcccgctgcggCCAAGGGCACCTGCGCTCCCGCTTCTCCTTTTCCTCGCCGTCGCCGttgcgccgccgccggccgccgcggtGGGCGTGAACTGGGGCTTCGCGGCATCCCACCCGCTCCCGGCGGCGCAGGTCGTGCGTGACCTCCTCCTCCCCAACTCCGTCCCCCGCGTGCGCCTCTCCGCCCCCTCGCCCGACGCGCTGACCGCCCTTGCCGGCACCCGCATCGCCGTTACCATCGGGGTCCCGAACGAGCTGCTCCGCCCCCTCGCCTCCTCCAGGAAGGCAGCCGCCGCCTGGGTACACGACAATGTCACCCGCTACGCCTCCGGCGTACTGTTTGA GTTTATTGCTGTTGGAGATGATCCATTTCTTCTTAATCATGGGCAACAGTTTCAACCTTTTGTGGTCCGTGCAGCAGCAAATATTCAACGGGCATTGGATGATGCAAAGTTATCGAGCAAGATGAAAGTAGTTGTGCCTTGTAGCTCTGATGCATACCAAAACGCATCAACTCTGCCTTCGAAAGCTTACTTCAGGCCAGATGTTAACAAAACCATGGTTGAGCTCCTCCCATTTCTTGCTAATCATAGCTCACCGTTTATGGTCGAGCTGAATCCTATTTTGAGCTTTCAGCAGAAGAAGAATATTTCATTAGACTATTACCTTTTCCAACTAATGTCGCGTCCGATAAGTGATGGTCATAGCAAGTATGACAACTACTTCGATGCGAGCATAGATGCTCTGGTTACTGCTCTAACTAAAGCTGGATTCGGTGATATGGACATCGTTGTTGGGAAAGCAGGATGGCCAACAGATGGAGCTGTGAACGCAACTTCAGCTATTGCTCAATCCTTCATGACAGGCCTGGTCAACCACCTGGCGAGAAAATCCGGGACTCCACTTCGCCCAAAATTTGCTCCAACTGAGACATACCTCTACAGCCTTTTAGACGAAGATCAACACAGTATAGCAAGCGGAAGTTATGACAGGCACTATGGCATTTTTACGTTTGACGGCCAAGCCAAGTACCATGTCAACTTGGGTCAAGGCCCTACGGCTCTCAAGAATGCGCTGGATGTGGACTACCTTCCATCGAAATGGTGTGTGGTGGACAACAACAAAGACCTTTCCAATGTTTCTTCCAGTTTCTCTGCCGCTTGCTCCAATGCCGACTGCACCGCTCTGTCCACTGGTGGCTCCTGTGCAGGTCTTGGCTGGCCTGGGAATGTGTCGTTTGCCTTCAACAGTTACTACCAGCAGCATGATCAGAGTGAGGAGAGCTGCAGCTTCAGTGGCCTAGGTTTGATAACCACAGTTGATCCATCCGTTGATAATTGCCTCTTTGCTCTTGCAATTCGcgcttctgctgctgcttccTTTCACCCAACATTTGCCGTGCTGTGGATACTAGTTTCGGTTTGCATTTACAGTTTAGTCTGA